In Pectobacterium aroidearum, the following are encoded in one genomic region:
- the fumC gene encoding class II fumarate hydratase, with protein sequence MSTTRSEKDSMGPIDVPAERLWGAQTQRSLEHFRISEEKMPRALIYALAQTKRAAARVNMDLTLLPAERGNAIIQAADEVLAGKHAGEFPLAIWQTGSGTQSNMNMNEVLANRASELLGGERGNNRLVHPNDDVNKSQSSNDVFPTAMHVAAVVALNEHLIPELEALHATLASKAEQFKDIVKIGRTHLQDATPLTLGQEISGWAAMLQHNLKHIENSVPHICELALGGTAVGTGLNTHPEYAVRVAAELAKLTGQPFVTSPNKFEALATCDALVHGHGALKGLAASLMKIANDVRWLASGPRCGIGELSIPENEPGSSIMPGKVNPTQCEALTMLCCQVMGNDVAVNIGGASGNFELNVYRPMVIHNFLQSIRLLADGMKSFDEHCAVGIEPNRDRINQLLNESLMLVTALNTHIGYDKAAEIAKKAHKEGLTLKAAALKLNYLTEAQFDEWVRPEDMVGSLKK encoded by the coding sequence ATGAGCACGACGCGTAGTGAAAAAGACTCAATGGGACCGATTGATGTTCCTGCTGAACGTTTGTGGGGCGCACAAACGCAGCGCTCGCTGGAACACTTCCGTATTTCTGAAGAGAAAATGCCACGTGCGCTGATTTATGCGCTGGCGCAAACCAAGCGTGCGGCGGCCCGCGTCAACATGGATCTCACGCTTCTGCCTGCCGAACGGGGAAATGCGATTATTCAGGCGGCGGACGAAGTGTTGGCAGGCAAGCATGCCGGGGAATTCCCGTTAGCGATTTGGCAGACGGGGTCGGGCACGCAAAGCAATATGAATATGAACGAGGTGTTGGCTAACCGCGCCAGTGAACTGCTGGGAGGAGAGCGGGGCAACAATCGACTGGTGCATCCCAATGATGATGTCAACAAAAGTCAGAGTTCTAACGACGTATTCCCCACGGCGATGCATGTCGCGGCCGTGGTCGCGCTCAACGAACATCTGATTCCTGAATTGGAGGCGCTGCACGCCACGCTGGCGTCGAAGGCTGAGCAGTTTAAGGATATCGTCAAGATTGGCCGTACGCATTTACAGGATGCGACGCCGCTGACGCTGGGGCAGGAAATCTCCGGCTGGGCCGCGATGTTGCAACATAACCTGAAACATATCGAAAATAGCGTGCCGCACATTTGCGAGCTGGCGCTGGGCGGTACTGCCGTCGGTACGGGGCTCAACACGCACCCGGAATATGCGGTGCGTGTGGCGGCGGAACTGGCGAAACTCACCGGTCAGCCGTTTGTGACGTCACCGAATAAATTCGAAGCGCTGGCGACCTGCGATGCGTTGGTTCACGGGCACGGAGCCTTGAAGGGGCTTGCTGCTTCGTTGATGAAGATTGCCAACGATGTTCGCTGGCTGGCTTCTGGCCCGCGCTGTGGTATCGGCGAACTGAGTATTCCTGAAAACGAGCCAGGCAGTTCCATCATGCCTGGCAAGGTCAATCCAACCCAGTGTGAAGCGCTGACGATGCTGTGTTGTCAGGTGATGGGCAATGACGTTGCGGTGAATATCGGTGGGGCATCCGGCAATTTTGAGCTGAACGTGTATCGCCCTATGGTGATTCATAACTTCCTGCAATCGATCCGCCTGCTGGCTGATGGCATGAAGAGCTTTGATGAGCACTGTGCGGTAGGTATCGAACCGAATCGCGATCGCATCAATCAGTTGTTGAACGAATCGTTAATGCTGGTAACCGCGCTGAATACGCACATTGGCTATGACAAAGCGGCAGAAATTGCCAAAAAAGCGCACAAAGAAGGGCTGACGCTGAAGGCCGCTGCGCTCAAACTGAACTACCTAACCGAAGCGCAGTTTGATGAGTGGGTCCGGCCGGAAGATATGGTCGGCAGCCTGAAAAAGTAA
- the manA gene encoding mannose-6-phosphate isomerase yields MQKMLNCIQHYAWGSKNALTELYGIDNPNNLPMAELWMGAHPKSSSAIIDEKGNTRNLRDVIAEDATTHLGATIAQRFGELPFLFKVLCAEQPLSIQVHPSKTSAEQGFAKENAAGTPLDAAERNYKDANHKPELVYALTPFQAMNGFRELSEIVRLLEPVASAHPSITAFLQQPDAKNLAMLFTNLLSMEGEQKSRALGVLKAALNSQNDEPWATIRAITQYYSDDSGLFSPLLLNVITLQPGEAMFLFAQTPHAYLKGVALEVMANSDNVLRAGLTPKYIDIPELLDNVVFEAKPANQLLTTPLRQGHEFSFPIPVEDFAFSLHELTQSPQTLSQNSAAIVFCVDGHAVLQKNEQQLSLRPGESCFISASESPITVEGQGRLARVFNR; encoded by the coding sequence ATGCAAAAAATGCTTAACTGTATCCAGCACTACGCCTGGGGCAGCAAAAACGCTTTAACTGAGCTATACGGCATTGATAACCCTAATAATTTACCGATGGCAGAACTGTGGATGGGCGCCCATCCTAAAAGTAGCTCTGCGATTATTGATGAAAAAGGCAACACCCGTAACCTGCGGGACGTGATTGCCGAAGACGCAACGACGCATCTTGGTGCAACGATTGCACAACGTTTCGGCGAACTGCCCTTTTTGTTTAAGGTTTTGTGCGCGGAACAGCCGCTTTCAATTCAAGTTCACCCAAGTAAAACATCAGCAGAACAAGGGTTTGCGAAAGAAAATGCAGCAGGTACCCCGTTAGATGCGGCCGAAAGAAACTACAAAGATGCCAATCACAAACCGGAACTGGTCTATGCATTAACGCCTTTTCAAGCGATGAACGGGTTCCGAGAATTATCTGAAATTGTACGCTTGCTGGAGCCAGTTGCCAGCGCACATCCGTCAATCACTGCATTTTTACAACAGCCCGACGCGAAGAACCTCGCCATGCTGTTCACCAATCTGCTAAGCATGGAAGGTGAGCAAAAATCGCGGGCGCTCGGCGTGTTGAAGGCTGCGCTAAACAGCCAGAATGACGAACCCTGGGCGACCATTCGCGCGATTACCCAATACTATTCCGATGACAGCGGGTTATTCTCCCCGCTGTTGCTAAACGTCATCACGCTTCAGCCTGGCGAAGCCATGTTCCTGTTTGCTCAAACGCCACATGCCTATCTGAAAGGCGTGGCATTAGAAGTCATGGCAAACTCGGATAACGTGCTACGCGCTGGGCTAACGCCGAAATACATTGATATTCCAGAACTGCTGGATAATGTCGTGTTTGAGGCCAAACCCGCCAACCAATTGCTGACGACGCCACTCCGCCAAGGCCATGAATTCAGCTTCCCGATCCCTGTTGAGGATTTTGCTTTTTCGCTGCACGAACTGACGCAGAGCCCGCAAACGCTCAGCCAGAACAGTGCCGCGATTGTATTTTGTGTTGACGGCCACGCCGTCCTGCAAAAAAATGAGCAGCAACTCTCGCTACGTCCGGGAGAATCCTGCTTTATTTCCGCCAGTGAGTCACCGATAACGGTTGAGGGACAGGGGCGTCTCGCTCGCGTATTTAACCGATAA
- a CDS encoding YdgA family protein, with translation MKKSLVAVGVIVALGAVWTGASWYTGKQVAQQIDGFTDMLNTKLKQNYPNAGLKVVYRDYQGGVFTSTLAYVLQADGTAKGAQFLVPGEELVFNETVSHGPFPLAQLKKFNLIPAMASVHTELANTPAVKAWFDLTKDKPFFTSETRVAYSGDTQSLITLAPIDHQSPEQKFSFSGAEALLDIGHDLRSSKLDTTISSVKMERKNAWGQTENVDVTDFSIKGTNQKGKFDLDLGDGALSLKAMTFTVEGGEPVTLNDFSLKSSATEDDKNLAGSMAVTLGSLIIGDRNLGSGNVNMSISQLDGAGTKQFLTAYQEKVQKLLQDPAAMDPDTYQHEVVMSVLQYLPQLLKGNPNIAISPISWKNSKGEGTFTLALDLTDPLQSTDKAAESAVSDEEKIIRQSVKKLDAKLNVPLDMLTELMVQAGPKPANDEEQKQATEMAQQQAKMMADIGQMNQLSVTKDNAITSSLHYAEGQIDFNGNKIALADFIAPYFSVPTEQGEESLPGAQEEPVTPPAQ, from the coding sequence ATGAAAAAGTCGTTAGTCGCCGTAGGCGTTATTGTTGCTCTGGGTGCCGTCTGGACCGGCGCATCCTGGTACACCGGCAAGCAGGTAGCTCAGCAGATTGATGGTTTTACCGATATGCTGAATACTAAACTCAAGCAAAACTACCCGAACGCCGGATTGAAAGTAGTCTATCGCGACTATCAGGGCGGCGTATTCACTAGTACTCTGGCCTATGTTTTGCAGGCAGACGGCACGGCAAAAGGCGCACAGTTCCTGGTGCCCGGTGAAGAACTCGTTTTCAACGAAACCGTGTCTCACGGACCGTTCCCGCTGGCACAGCTCAAGAAATTCAACCTCATTCCGGCAATGGCCTCTGTCCATACCGAGTTAGCCAACACGCCGGCCGTCAAAGCATGGTTTGATTTGACTAAAGATAAACCGTTCTTTACGTCCGAAACTCGCGTCGCCTACAGCGGGGATACTCAGTCACTCATTACGTTGGCTCCTATCGACCATCAGTCACCAGAACAAAAGTTTTCTTTCAGCGGTGCGGAAGCGCTACTGGATATCGGGCACGATTTGCGTAGCAGCAAGCTGGATACCACCATCAGCAGCGTGAAGATGGAAAGGAAAAATGCCTGGGGCCAGACAGAGAATGTGGATGTCACCGATTTCTCCATCAAAGGAACCAATCAAAAAGGCAAATTCGATCTTGATTTAGGCGATGGCGCACTGTCTCTTAAAGCGATGACGTTTACCGTAGAAGGTGGCGAACCCGTTACGTTGAACGATTTTTCTTTAAAAAGTAGCGCAACGGAAGATGACAAAAATCTGGCGGGCAGCATGGCTGTGACACTAGGCTCGTTAATCATCGGCGACCGCAATCTGGGGTCGGGTAACGTAAACATGTCTATCTCACAGCTTGATGGCGCGGGCACCAAGCAATTCCTCACCGCCTATCAGGAAAAAGTGCAGAAGCTGTTGCAGGATCCGGCCGCCATGGATCCCGACACGTATCAGCACGAAGTTGTCATGTCTGTTCTGCAATACCTGCCGCAGCTGTTGAAAGGCAATCCGAACATTGCTATCTCCCCGATCAGTTGGAAAAACAGCAAAGGTGAAGGAACGTTCACACTGGCGCTGGATTTAACCGATCCCTTGCAAAGCACGGATAAAGCCGCTGAATCAGCGGTATCTGACGAAGAAAAAATCATTCGTCAGTCCGTCAAAAAACTTGATGCCAAGCTCAATGTGCCTTTGGATATGCTGACAGAATTAATGGTACAGGCAGGACCAAAACCAGCTAACGATGAAGAGCAAAAACAGGCGACAGAAATGGCGCAGCAACAAGCGAAGATGATGGCAGACATCGGTCAAATGAACCAACTGAGCGTCACCAAAGACAACGCGATTACCAGTTCGCTGCACTATGCCGAAGGTCAAATTGACTTCAACGGCAACAAAATAGCACTGGCCGATTTCATCGCCCCTTATTTCTCCGTTCCAACGGAACAAGGTGAAGAATCACTGCCTGGCGCACAGGAAGAACCCGTCACGCCACCGGCACAATAA
- a CDS encoding bile acid:sodium symporter, with protein sequence MSALKPFLESHQAAIYFVAVIAAVATAMMLPGTEQWDVVINPALALMLFVTFLQVPLTTIGKSLTQVRFIGALLVANFIVIPLLVAALLPFLPAEPLVKLGIILVLLAPCIDYVVTFAHLGRADAARLLAATPILLLLQMLALPFYLTLFLGHDAAGLIVFAPFIDAFIWLIAVPLALAAILQWLAARQRTMTAFADALGYLPVPATALVLFVVVAAVIPQLRATWASVLLAVPFYLLFALLAPLLGWFTGRVFRLDSTGGRAVAFSASTRNSLVILPLALAIPGALPLLPAVIVSQTLVELLSELIYIRVIPKLDACNSRQEKR encoded by the coding sequence ATGTCTGCGTTAAAACCCTTTTTGGAATCTCATCAGGCGGCAATCTACTTTGTTGCCGTGATTGCAGCGGTAGCAACGGCCATGATGCTGCCAGGAACGGAGCAGTGGGATGTCGTGATTAATCCGGCGCTGGCGCTGATGCTGTTTGTCACGTTTCTGCAAGTTCCGCTGACTACGATCGGGAAAAGCCTCACTCAGGTCAGATTCATCGGCGCACTGCTCGTTGCCAACTTCATCGTGATCCCCTTGCTCGTTGCGGCGCTGTTACCCTTTCTTCCTGCCGAACCGCTGGTCAAGCTGGGCATCATACTGGTGTTACTCGCGCCGTGTATTGACTACGTCGTAACATTCGCGCATCTGGGCCGTGCCGATGCCGCCCGTCTGTTGGCCGCAACGCCTATTTTACTGTTGCTGCAAATGTTGGCCTTGCCCTTCTACCTGACGCTGTTTCTCGGCCATGATGCCGCCGGACTCATCGTCTTCGCGCCTTTTATCGATGCGTTTATCTGGTTGATTGCCGTGCCTTTAGCACTGGCGGCGATTCTGCAATGGCTGGCAGCACGCCAACGTACGATGACAGCCTTTGCGGATGCATTGGGCTATCTCCCCGTTCCGGCTACCGCGCTGGTACTGTTTGTCGTAGTGGCTGCGGTGATTCCACAACTGCGCGCCACTTGGGCATCGGTGTTGCTCGCAGTGCCATTTTATCTACTCTTCGCGCTGCTGGCACCGCTACTCGGCTGGTTCACTGGCCGCGTTTTCCGGTTGGACTCCACTGGCGGACGCGCCGTAGCCTTTAGCGCCAGCACGCGTAATTCTCTGGTTATCTTGCCATTAGCGCTGGCTATACCCGGTGCGCTACCGCTACTTCCTGCGGTCATCGTCAGCCAAACGTTAGTGGAGCTACTCAGCGAGCTTATTTATATCCGGGTTATTCCTAAGCTGGACGCTTGTAACTCTAGGCAGGAAAAGCGATAG
- the add gene encoding adenosine deaminase, with amino-acid sequence MIDLLLPLTDIHRHLDGNIRAQSILELGHQYNVTLPARDLEALRPHVQVTKNEPDLVSFLQKLDWGVSVLGSLDACRRVAYENVEDAVKAGLDYAELRFSPYYMAMNHKLPVAGVVEAVIDGITAGCRDFDTDIRLIGIMSRTFGTEACQQELDALLSQRDRIVALDLAGDELGHPGALFTSHFRQARDAGWHITVHAGEAAGPESIWQAITHLGAERIGHGVTAIIDPRLMTHMAENGIGIESCLTSNIQTSTVESLDKHPLVHFLRYEIPATINTDDPAVQGIEIRHEYEIAAPLAGLTAVETRKAQENGLNIAFISEQEKQQLREKVLRKRGTA; translated from the coding sequence ATGATCGATTTACTCCTGCCATTGACGGATATCCACCGCCATTTGGATGGCAATATCCGCGCCCAGAGTATTCTGGAGCTAGGACACCAGTACAATGTAACGTTACCCGCCCGCGATCTTGAGGCGCTTCGCCCTCACGTTCAGGTCACCAAAAATGAACCTGATCTGGTGAGTTTTTTACAAAAACTCGACTGGGGCGTGTCCGTGCTCGGTTCACTGGACGCCTGTCGCCGCGTCGCTTACGAGAACGTTGAAGATGCCGTGAAAGCCGGGCTGGATTACGCCGAACTGCGTTTCTCTCCCTACTATATGGCGATGAACCATAAGCTTCCGGTTGCTGGCGTGGTGGAAGCGGTGATCGACGGCATTACCGCCGGCTGCCGTGATTTCGATACCGACATTCGTCTGATTGGTATCATGAGCCGCACCTTCGGCACCGAGGCGTGCCAACAAGAGCTGGACGCGTTGCTGTCCCAGCGTGACCGCATCGTCGCACTCGATCTGGCTGGCGATGAACTGGGGCACCCTGGTGCGCTATTCACTTCTCATTTCCGACAGGCGCGCGATGCCGGCTGGCACATCACGGTTCACGCCGGTGAAGCAGCCGGTCCGGAAAGTATCTGGCAGGCGATTACTCATCTGGGTGCCGAGCGTATCGGACACGGTGTGACTGCCATTATCGATCCTCGCCTGATGACGCATATGGCAGAAAACGGGATCGGGATTGAATCTTGCCTGACCTCCAACATTCAGACCAGCACGGTGGAATCTCTGGATAAACATCCGCTCGTCCACTTCCTGCGCTATGAAATCCCCGCCACCATCAATACGGACGATCCAGCGGTTCAAGGCATAGAAATCCGCCATGAATATGAGATTGCCGCCCCACTTGCTGGCCTGACAGCGGTAGAAACGCGTAAAGCACAGGAAAACGGCCTGAACATTGCGTTTATCAGCGAGCAGGAAAAGCAGCAACTGCGTGAAAAGGTACTGCGTAAACGCGGCACAGCCTGA
- a CDS encoding SgcJ/EcaC family oxidoreductase translates to MLKKTVLTFAMLGTLASASVQAAQSTECVKTSKKEIASLFDRWNTSLQTGDAKKVNKNYASDAVLLPTLSGKPRTTDAERIDYFEHFLAKKPVGKIDTSTIRIGCNDAVDTGTYTFRFGDGSEAKARYTYTYIWDVKQKQWLISSHHSSATPND, encoded by the coding sequence ATGTTAAAAAAAACGGTGTTAACTTTCGCGATGTTAGGGACGTTGGCCTCCGCATCTGTGCAGGCGGCTCAGAGTACCGAGTGTGTGAAAACCAGTAAAAAAGAGATTGCATCGCTATTTGACCGTTGGAATACATCGTTACAAACAGGGGATGCGAAGAAAGTTAATAAAAACTATGCGTCGGATGCCGTTTTGTTGCCGACCCTATCGGGTAAACCGCGTACAACTGACGCGGAGCGCATTGATTACTTCGAGCACTTTCTGGCGAAAAAGCCGGTAGGTAAGATTGATACCAGCACGATCCGTATTGGCTGTAATGACGCTGTCGATACCGGAACATACACGTTCAGGTTTGGTGATGGGAGTGAAGCGAAGGCACGTTACACTTATACCTACATCTGGGACGTGAAGCAGAAACAGTGGCTGATTAGTTCACACCATTCCTCGGCGACCCCGAACGACTGA
- a CDS encoding bile acid:sodium symporter family protein: MGWLQRLRIDKFLLVLILVVLTASILPAEGGVKVFFEYLTTAAIALLFFMHGAKLSREAITAGMGHWRLHLVVFASTFILFPLLGIGMSLLSPVVLTPTLYLGFLYLCALPATVQSAIAYTSMAGGNVAAAICSASASSILGVFLSPILVGLLMHTQGGETDTLHAIGSIIMQLMVPFVIGHLSRPLIAGWVDRHRKLINITDRSSILLVVYVAFSEAVVQGIWGQINGWSLLAVVGCSMVLLAIVLVVNTLAARKLGFNTADEITIVFCGSKKSLANGIPMANVLFPAAAVGAMVLPLMIFHQIQLMVCAALAQRYAKRLHKEQNTPNQ; encoded by the coding sequence ATGGGGTGGTTACAACGGTTACGCATTGATAAGTTTTTATTGGTTCTGATTCTGGTTGTGCTGACGGCGTCGATTCTTCCAGCTGAAGGCGGCGTGAAGGTCTTCTTTGAGTATCTGACAACGGCGGCGATTGCTCTCCTGTTCTTTATGCATGGCGCAAAGCTCTCGCGTGAAGCGATTACTGCAGGGATGGGACACTGGCGTTTACATCTGGTGGTGTTTGCCAGCACGTTTATTCTGTTCCCGCTGCTGGGCATCGGTATGAGCCTGCTGTCGCCGGTTGTGCTGACGCCAACATTGTATCTTGGTTTTCTCTATCTGTGTGCGCTGCCTGCGACGGTGCAGTCGGCGATTGCGTATACCTCAATGGCTGGCGGTAACGTAGCGGCTGCTATCTGTAGCGCATCGGCATCCAGTATTTTGGGCGTGTTTCTTTCGCCGATTCTGGTTGGTTTGCTGATGCACACGCAGGGCGGAGAAACGGATACGCTGCATGCTATCGGTTCCATTATTATGCAGCTGATGGTGCCTTTCGTGATTGGGCATCTGTCTCGTCCGTTGATTGCTGGCTGGGTCGATCGCCACCGTAAGCTGATTAATATCACTGACCGGTCATCGATTCTTTTAGTGGTGTACGTCGCTTTCAGCGAGGCGGTTGTGCAGGGGATCTGGGGACAAATCAACGGCTGGTCATTGCTCGCCGTCGTCGGCTGTTCGATGGTGCTGTTAGCGATTGTGCTGGTGGTGAATACGCTGGCCGCGCGCAAGCTGGGCTTTAACACCGCCGATGAAATCACTATTGTCTTCTGTGGTTCGAAGAAGAGTCTGGCGAATGGGATCCCGATGGCAAACGTGCTATTTCCTGCCGCAGCGGTAGGGGCGATGGTGTTGCCGCTGATGATTTTCCACCAAATTCAGTTGATGGTGTGTGCGGCTCTGGCTCAGCGTTATGCCAAGCGGCTACACAAGGAACAGAATACGCCTAACCAGTAA
- a CDS encoding oxidoreductase yields the protein MSETVRVGLLGYGYASKTFHAPLIAGTAGMELVAVSSSNAEKVHADWANLRVEKDPQALFNDPDIDLIVIPTPNDTHFPLAKQALEAGKHVVVDKPFTVTLSQAYDLGAIAEHVGKVLSVFHNRRWDSDFLTLKQLLSAGTLGNVVYMESHFDRFRPEVRQRWREDGSEGSGIWYDLGPHLLDQALELFGLPVAIQVDMAQLRPGSKATDYFHATLIYPQRRVVLHASMLVAAASARYTVHGTRGSFVKYGLDPQEDRLKAGERPPLADWGQDKHDGVLTLSRDGITAEQTIATIPGNYPAYYAAVRDALLGKGENPVSVHQAIQVMELIELGLLSHEQKKAVTLKNS from the coding sequence ATGAGTGAGACCGTTCGTGTTGGGTTGCTGGGCTACGGTTATGCCAGTAAGACATTCCACGCGCCGTTGATTGCAGGTACGGCTGGCATGGAACTGGTCGCGGTATCCAGCAGTAATGCTGAAAAAGTGCATGCGGATTGGGCAAATCTGCGAGTAGAGAAAGACCCTCAGGCGTTGTTTAACGATCCCGATATTGACCTCATTGTTATTCCTACCCCCAATGACACGCACTTCCCGCTGGCAAAACAGGCGCTGGAAGCGGGCAAGCATGTCGTCGTCGACAAACCTTTCACCGTGACGTTGTCACAAGCATACGACTTAGGCGCGATTGCCGAACACGTCGGAAAAGTGCTTTCTGTGTTCCATAACCGCCGCTGGGACAGCGATTTTCTGACGCTGAAACAGCTGCTGTCAGCGGGAACGTTAGGAAATGTGGTGTATATGGAATCGCATTTCGATCGCTTCCGTCCTGAAGTGCGTCAGCGCTGGCGCGAAGATGGCAGCGAAGGCAGTGGGATTTGGTACGATCTGGGGCCGCACTTGCTGGATCAAGCATTAGAGCTGTTTGGTTTGCCGGTCGCGATTCAGGTGGATATGGCGCAACTGAGGCCGGGGAGTAAGGCAACGGATTATTTCCATGCGACGCTGATTTACCCGCAGCGCCGGGTGGTCCTGCACGCCAGTATGCTGGTGGCGGCGGCTTCTGCACGCTATACCGTGCACGGCACGCGTGGCAGTTTCGTCAAATACGGGCTCGATCCACAGGAAGATCGCCTGAAAGCGGGCGAACGTCCACCGTTAGCCGACTGGGGACAGGATAAGCACGATGGTGTGCTGACGTTGTCTCGCGATGGCATAACGGCAGAGCAAACGATCGCCACGATTCCAGGTAACTATCCCGCTTACTATGCGGCGGTGCGCGATGCGCTGCTCGGTAAAGGGGAAAACCCCGTCAGCGTGCATCAGGCGATTCAGGTGATGGAGTTGATCGAGCTGGGACTGCTTTCCCATGAGCAGAAAAAAGCCGTCACGCTGAAAAATAGCTAG
- the araC gene encoding arabinose operon transcriptional regulator AraC — protein MYHRMAHESQPNPLLPGYSFNAYLVAGLTPILAEGPLDFFIDRPDGMKGYIINLTMKGQGQVFDGDETFFCNPGDLLLFPPKSKHFYGRSPSSDCWYHRWVYFRPRAYWADWLEWHTKSSGIGRMSLPNNQLLLEFDRLFANIEQTQRSGRRFSEELGMNLLERLLLRAMEEDPQSPQKIMDPRVIEACQFITSNLAGELRIDEVARHVCLSPSRLAHLFREQVGINILRWREDQRVIRAKLLLQTTQESIANIGRVVGYDDQLYFSRVFRKRVGVSPSDFRRRSSEINYPAAKTLPMAWGERMPNVVSG, from the coding sequence ATGTATCACCGTATGGCGCATGAATCTCAGCCTAATCCGCTGCTGCCGGGATATTCGTTCAACGCTTACCTCGTGGCAGGCCTGACGCCGATTCTGGCAGAAGGACCGCTCGATTTCTTTATCGATCGTCCCGATGGTATGAAAGGCTACATCATTAACCTCACCATGAAAGGACAGGGTCAGGTCTTTGATGGCGATGAGACCTTTTTCTGCAATCCTGGCGATCTGCTGTTGTTCCCGCCGAAATCGAAACATTTTTATGGTCGTTCGCCGAGCAGCGACTGCTGGTATCACCGCTGGGTCTATTTTCGCCCGCGCGCCTACTGGGCGGATTGGTTGGAATGGCATACTAAAAGTAGCGGCATTGGCCGCATGAGCCTGCCAAATAACCAATTGCTGCTGGAGTTCGACAGGCTGTTTGCCAATATCGAGCAGACGCAGCGTTCCGGGCGGCGTTTTTCAGAAGAGTTGGGCATGAATTTGCTGGAGCGCCTGTTGCTTCGGGCGATGGAGGAAGATCCGCAGAGTCCGCAGAAGATTATGGATCCGCGCGTGATAGAAGCCTGCCAGTTCATTACCAGCAATCTGGCTGGGGAGCTGCGTATTGACGAAGTGGCGCGTCACGTTTGTCTGTCGCCGTCGCGGCTGGCGCATCTGTTCCGTGAGCAGGTGGGCATTAATATTCTGCGCTGGCGTGAAGATCAGCGCGTGATTCGCGCCAAACTGTTGTTGCAGACGACGCAGGAGTCTATCGCCAATATTGGCCGCGTGGTGGGGTATGACGATCAGCTTTATTTCTCACGCGTATTCCGTAAGCGAGTCGGCGTTAGCCCCAGTGATTTCCGCCGCCGTAGCAGTGAAATCAATTATCCGGCGGCCAAAACGCTGCCTATGGCGTGGGGAGAGCGAATGCCCAATGTCGTAAGCGGTTAA
- the araH gene encoding L-arabinose ABC transporter permease AraH, translated as MSTVTSATSEKKTGSSGLSRIWDNYGMLVVFAVLFLGCAIFVPNFATFINMKGLGLAISMSGMVACGMLFCLASGDFDLSVASIIACAGVATAVVINISESLWIGVSAGLLLGVAFGLLNGFVIARLKINALITTLATMQIARGLAYIISDGKAVGIEDERFFALGYANWLGLPAPIWITIGCMILFGLLLNKTTFGRNTLAIGGNEEAARLAGVPVVRTKIIIFALSGLVSAAAGIILASRMTSGQPMTSIGYELIVISACVLGGVSLKGGIGKISYVVAGVLILGTVENAMNLLNISPFAQYVVRGLILLAAVIFDRYKQLAKKTV; from the coding sequence ATGTCAACGGTTACGTCTGCAACCTCAGAAAAGAAGACCGGCAGTTCGGGGTTGTCCCGGATTTGGGATAACTACGGCATGCTGGTGGTGTTTGCCGTGCTGTTTCTTGGCTGTGCGATTTTCGTCCCGAATTTCGCGACGTTTATCAATATGAAAGGGCTGGGGCTAGCAATCTCCATGTCCGGTATGGTGGCCTGCGGGATGCTGTTCTGTCTGGCATCTGGCGATTTTGACCTGTCGGTGGCCTCCATCATCGCTTGCGCTGGGGTGGCCACGGCAGTGGTGATCAATATCAGTGAAAGCCTGTGGATCGGTGTCAGTGCCGGGCTGTTGCTGGGCGTGGCGTTCGGTTTGCTCAACGGTTTTGTGATTGCCCGTTTGAAGATCAACGCGTTGATCACCACGCTGGCGACGATGCAGATTGCGCGTGGTCTGGCGTACATCATTTCCGATGGTAAAGCGGTAGGGATTGAAGATGAGCGCTTCTTCGCACTGGGTTATGCCAATTGGCTGGGTTTGCCCGCACCAATCTGGATCACCATCGGCTGCATGATTCTGTTTGGGCTGCTGCTGAACAAAACCACATTTGGCCGCAATACGCTGGCGATTGGGGGCAATGAAGAAGCGGCGCGTCTGGCTGGGGTGCCAGTGGTGCGTACCAAGATCATCATTTTCGCTTTGTCTGGCCTGGTGTCAGCCGCTGCGGGGATCATTTTGGCCTCGCGCATGACCAGCGGCCAGCCGATGACCTCTATCGGGTATGAGTTGATCGTGATTTCTGCCTGTGTGCTGGGTGGTGTGTCGCTGAAAGGTGGGATCGGTAAAATTTCTTACGTGGTGGCCGGCGTACTGATTTTGGGTACGGTGGAAAACGCGATGAACCTGCTGAACATCTCTCCATTTGCCCAGTATGTAGTGCGCGGTCTGATTCTGCTGGCGGCGGTTATCTTCGACCGCTACAAACAGTTGGCGAAGAAAACGGTGTAA